From a region of the Haloimpatiens sp. FM7315 genome:
- the cas4 gene encoding CRISPR-associated protein Cas4 produces the protein MRVNGTLINYYFHCKRQCWLHGNRINLEDNSEDVKIGKAIHEVKSHQNKQTEITIDNIKIDRLTKEYLTEVKKSDADVEAAKWQVILYLKVLRDKGIERKGRLEFVEKNKDKKTFIIELNDENILELEKITKDIENLLLEDTAPQVINEPKCKKCAYFQYCYV, from the coding sequence ATGAGAGTTAATGGCACTTTAATAAATTATTATTTTCATTGTAAAAGACAGTGTTGGCTTCATGGAAATAGAATTAATTTGGAGGACAATAGTGAGGATGTAAAGATAGGAAAGGCAATACATGAGGTTAAAAGTCATCAAAACAAACAAACTGAAATTACCATAGATAATATAAAAATTGACAGGCTCACTAAGGAGTATTTAACAGAAGTAAAAAAATCAGATGCAGATGTAGAAGCAGCTAAATGGCAGGTGATTTTATACTTAAAAGTACTAAGAGATAAAGGAATTGAAAGAAAAGGAAGATTGGAATTTGTAGAAAAAAACAAAGATAAAAAAACTTTTATAATTGAGCTTAATGATGAAAATATATTAGAGTTAGAGAAAATAACTAAGGATATTGAAAATTTATTGCTAGAAGATACTGCGCCACAGGTTATAAATGAACCTAAATGTAAAAAATGTGCATATTTTCAATATTGCTATGTATAG